One genomic window of Arachis stenosperma cultivar V10309 chromosome 10, arast.V10309.gnm1.PFL2, whole genome shotgun sequence includes the following:
- the LOC130957042 gene encoding uncharacterized protein LOC130957042 produces the protein MVPAGQPSSSAAGPSTKKPKLFEIKKWNAVALWAWGTTSWISVSSAKLNQASATSEECTVAWEFIEAVEAKSSSSSGYGSMVSVHGYLEEGNSLSLQNCNNESFSNCCLCMFNFNLWEMGIVSFINCSVSLFISALY, from the exons ATGGTCCCCGCCGGCCAGCCCTCCAGCAGCGCCGCTGGCCCTTCCACCAAGAAGCCCAAGCTTTTCGAGATCAAGAAGTGGAACGCTGTTGCTCTATGGGCTTGGG GAACCACATCATGGATCTCT GTATCGAGTGCCAAGCTAAATCAAGCTAGTGCAACTAGCGAGGAATGCACTGTGGCTTGGG AGTTTATAGAAGCTGTAGAAGCAAAATCATCTTCTTCATCTGGGTATGGTTCTATGGTAAGCGTCCATGGGTATTTAGAGGAAGGTAATTCATTAAGTCTGCAAAATTGTAACAATGAATCTTTCTCTAACTGTTGTTTATGTATGTTCAACTTTAATTTGTGGGAAATGGGAATTGTTTCTTTCATTAACTGTTCTGTTTCTTTGTTTATCAGTGCCTTGTATTAA